Proteins encoded in a region of the Frondihabitans sp. 762G35 genome:
- the yczE gene encoding membrane protein YczE produces the protein MFDRLRPDPRRLIRLVVGLALYGVAIGFIVQAGLGVGPWDVFAQGVARLTGLPFGVATNVIGAAVLLLWWPLRQRPGIGTVANVLLVGTAAGATLAVLPAVAGMPVRVAELGFGILLLAAATGVYVGAGLGAGPRDGLMLGLHHRLGLPIWLARTLVEGSALLAGWLLGGNVGVGTVVFAVAIGPLCSVAIPLLAVRPMVLRQPDQAVPRMMDGVQKVPPKC, from the coding sequence ATGTTCGATCGGCTGAGACCAGACCCGCGCCGCCTGATCCGATTGGTCGTCGGGCTCGCTCTCTACGGAGTCGCGATCGGCTTCATCGTCCAGGCGGGCCTCGGCGTCGGCCCGTGGGACGTGTTCGCCCAGGGGGTCGCGCGGCTGACCGGTCTGCCCTTCGGAGTCGCGACGAACGTCATCGGCGCGGCCGTGCTCCTCCTCTGGTGGCCGCTGCGGCAGCGCCCGGGCATTGGGACCGTCGCGAACGTGCTGCTCGTCGGCACCGCCGCGGGCGCCACGCTGGCCGTGCTGCCGGCGGTGGCCGGGATGCCGGTGCGCGTCGCGGAACTCGGGTTCGGCATCCTGCTGCTCGCCGCGGCCACCGGCGTCTACGTGGGGGCGGGCCTCGGAGCCGGACCGCGCGACGGCCTGATGCTGGGCCTGCACCACCGCCTGGGGCTGCCGATCTGGCTCGCGAGGACCCTCGTCGAGGGCTCGGCCCTCCTGGCCGGCTGGCTCCTCGGAGGGAACGTCGGCGTCGGTACGGTCGTGTTCGCCGTGGCCATCGGCCCGCTCTGCAGCGTCGCGATCCCGCTCCTGGCGGTGAGGCCGATGGTCCTTCGACAGCCGGACCAGGCTGTCCCCCGAATGATGGACGGGGTACAGAAAGTCCCACCGAAGTGCTGA